A portion of the Acidihalobacter yilgarnensis genome contains these proteins:
- the rhlB gene encoding ATP-dependent RNA helicase RhlB, with protein sequence MTDTHLSEHTFDSLELVPAVRQGILDCGFSKMTPIQAAIMPIALGGADAAGQAQTGTGKTAAFLIATFNRLLSHPSAEPRKANQPRALVLAPTRELAIQIHKDAEALGHHTGLRLGLIYGGVDYDKQRRSLEEGVDVLIGTPGRIIDYFKQHVFDLRALQVMVLDEADRMFDLGFIKDIRFLLRRMPTPEHRLSMLFSATLSYRVMELAYEHMNNPQTVRIEPEQVTAERVRQEVYFPSNREKIPLLLGLLEREQPERSIVFTNTKRAAEEITAYLEDNGYPTALLSGDVPQNKRQNLLKSFTSGEMSIMVATDVAARGLHIPDVSHVFNYDLPQSPEDYVHRIGRTARAGAEGDAISFACEDTAFYLPEIEAYIGMKIQSQVVEPALLKEPRAQIRHERKRHPVRGPGRSESKPPHAGKVSEDKPRTDGAHRRRRRKPTPNPG encoded by the coding sequence ATGACTGACACCCACCTGTCCGAGCATACATTCGATTCCCTAGAGCTAGTTCCCGCGGTACGCCAAGGCATTCTGGACTGCGGTTTTTCGAAGATGACGCCGATCCAGGCCGCGATCATGCCCATCGCCTTGGGCGGGGCAGACGCGGCGGGGCAAGCGCAGACCGGCACCGGAAAGACCGCCGCCTTCCTCATCGCCACCTTCAATCGTCTGCTCAGCCACCCGTCCGCCGAGCCACGTAAGGCCAATCAGCCACGTGCGCTGGTATTGGCGCCCACGCGTGAACTCGCCATCCAGATCCACAAGGATGCCGAAGCCCTGGGGCACCATACAGGCCTGCGTCTGGGATTGATCTACGGTGGCGTTGATTACGACAAGCAGCGTCGCAGCCTGGAAGAAGGCGTAGACGTACTGATCGGTACGCCCGGACGCATCATCGATTATTTCAAGCAGCACGTCTTCGACCTGCGCGCACTCCAGGTTATGGTGCTCGACGAAGCGGACCGCATGTTCGATCTCGGTTTCATCAAAGACATCCGCTTCCTGCTCCGCCGCATGCCGACCCCGGAACACCGCCTGTCCATGCTGTTTTCGGCCACACTGTCGTATCGTGTCATGGAACTGGCCTACGAACACATGAACAACCCGCAAACCGTGCGTATCGAACCGGAGCAGGTCACGGCCGAGCGCGTGAGGCAGGAAGTGTACTTCCCGTCCAACCGCGAAAAGATTCCCTTGTTACTCGGCCTGCTGGAGCGCGAACAACCGGAACGCAGCATCGTCTTCACGAACACCAAGCGTGCGGCTGAGGAAATCACCGCATACCTTGAGGACAATGGCTACCCAACCGCCCTGCTCTCCGGTGATGTACCGCAGAACAAGCGCCAAAACCTACTCAAGTCTTTCACCAGCGGCGAAATGTCAATCATGGTGGCAACCGACGTGGCGGCACGCGGCCTGCACATACCTGACGTCTCCCATGTCTTCAATTACGACCTTCCGCAATCTCCAGAAGACTACGTCCACCGTATTGGACGAACCGCGCGTGCCGGCGCAGAAGGCGACGCCATTAGCTTCGCCTGCGAGGATACCGCCTTCTATCTACCGGAGATTGAGGCCTATATCGGGATGAAGATCCAATCGCAGGTCGTCGAGCCCGCGCTCCTGAAGGAACCGAGGGCGCAGATACGCCACGAGCGCAAGCGCCACCCGGTTCGCGGTCCAGGGCGTAGCGAATCGAAGCCGCCACATGCAGGCAAGGTCAGCGAAGACAAACCACGCACGGACGGCGCCCATCGACGACGACGCCGCAAACCGACACCCAATCCCGGTTGA
- the trxA gene encoding thioredoxin TrxA, protein MSDKILHVSDSDFESEVLKSDQPVLVDYWAEWCGPCKMIAPVLDEIAGEYAGRLKIAKLNIDENPATPPKYGIRGIPTLMLFKSGSVEATKVGAVSKSQLTAFLDQNI, encoded by the coding sequence GTGAGCGACAAGATACTTCATGTGTCTGACAGTGATTTCGAGTCGGAGGTTCTTAAATCCGACCAACCTGTATTGGTGGACTACTGGGCGGAGTGGTGTGGTCCCTGCAAGATGATTGCGCCGGTACTTGACGAGATCGCGGGCGAGTATGCGGGTAGGCTCAAGATCGCCAAGCTCAATATCGATGAAAATCCGGCAACCCCGCCAAAGTACGGCATCCGGGGAATCCCGACGCTGATGCTCTTCAAGTCCGGCAGCGTTGAGGCGACCAAGGTGGGTGCCGTTTCCAAGTCTCAGCTTACCGCGTTTTTGGACCAGAACATCTGA